The segment TACTCCAGTATTCAAGACCGCCATTTTCGCATGGTCTGATTCCATGGATATAATGAAAATCGGACAAACGATGCGAAGAACAGGACAAAGACACCATGGCCAGCAACCAGCATTTCCCCGCCGTTTCCGACGTCCTGCCCTATCCCGTGTATTTCCGCCTCGACGATTACCACGCGCACCAGCAATTCGATTACCAGAGCCATCCGTGGGGACAGCTCACGTATTGCTCCACAGGCGTGATGGAAATCATGGTGGCGGGCCAGCGCTACCTGTCGCCGCCCCAGTACGCCGTATGGATACCGCCCGAGACCTTGCACGACGGCTATATCCGCCAGGATGTCGTATTTCACTCCGCCTACATCGACGCCAGCCTGTGCGCGCAGCTGCCGGCCCAGCCGTGCGCGCTGGTATTGAGTCCCCTGCTCAAGGCCATACTCGGCGACTTCGCCGCGCGCAACGTCACCACGCCCGCCACCGAAGCCGACCAGCGCCTGGCGCAGGTGCTGGTCGACCAGCTGCGGCTGGCGCCGTGCAGCCGCAACTACCTGCCAGGCAGCGACGAGCCCGTCATCGCGGCGCTGCTGACGGCCCTGCAGGCGGAGCCGGGCAGTAACCGCTCACTGGCCGAGTGGGCCGCGCAACTGCACGTGACCGAGCGCACCCTGGCGCGCCGCTGCCAGCGCGAACTGGGCATGCCGTTCGGCGAATGGCGCCAGCGCCAGCGCTTCCTGGCCGCCCTGCCCCTGCTGGAAAAAGGCGACACCGTGCAGGCGATCGCGCTGGAACTGGGCTACAGCACGGCTTCCGCCTTCATCGCCATGTTTCGCCGCCAGGGCGGCGGCACGCCCGACCAGTTCCGCCGCGGCTTGCGCTGAAAAAGCGGATCGGCTTTGTCATGGTTTGTCATATGGGGATGCTAAAATTCAAACATCTTTCCAGAGAGCAAAAGGACGCGCATGAACCCCAGCACCGAGACGGCCACCGATATCCAGGGCAGCGAGGACATGCCCCAGGCATCCGCAATGGCCGTGACGGCGCCAGCGCCCATCAAGCTCGACAAGGAAGAGATACCGACGGTGCTGGGCAAGCTGCGCACCTTGGTGCAGGACAAGACGCGTTTCGAACCGCACGACATCACGCCGCTGGACGAGGAAGACGTGCTGCAGGAGTTTTCGCTGCAAGCGAACTACGCGCTCGAGGCGCGCTTCGAGCAGCGTGTTATCAATGGCTATTTCACGCCAGCGGGCAATGACTGCCGCTGTGGCTCGCACGAGGTGGGAGCGCTCGCTCACGCGCAGGAGAAGGAAAGGCTGCGCCGCGCGGCGGGCAAGCTCGACAATGTCTTGCGCCAGCCAGGCCAGGCCTACAACGGCGTCGAGGCGGGCGTCTACCTGCCGCACGCCGTCAAGTACTGGCACCTCGATACCTGCAGCAACTGCACCGGCAGCGGCCGCATCAGCTGCCACACCTGCTACGGCGCGACGACGGAAACATGCTGGAACTGCCACGGCGGGCGTACCGTCAGCTGCGACGGCTATGGCTGCTACGGCAGCGGCAAGGTGTCGTGCTCGTATTGCAGCGGCAGCGGCACCGTGTCAGAGCAAGTCACCGATTACATCACGGTGCAAGTACCCACTACCACCTACAGCAACGGCAGCTCGCACACCAGCTATCACAGCGAAACGCGGCCCCAGTACCGCACCGAATATCGCTCTTGCTACCATTGCAGCTACGGCAAGGTCAGCTGCAACACTTGCCACGGTTCCGGCAACATCAATTGCGGCACCTGCCGCGCCAGCGGCAGTGTCACTTGCCGCACCTGCAGCGGCGTGGGCGACTTGCGCTGCAACCCGTGCGACGGTTCCGGCAAGGTGGGCAAGGCGGCATGGGTCGATGTGCACGTGGCGCCTAGCTACAGCGTCAGCCTGCCCAAGCAGGCGCCCGACGACGCGCGCCGCATCCGCGACAAGGAGAGCGTGCACTCACTGGCGGCCATTGCCAGCAGCCTCGCCCTGGCGAAAGTGAGCATTTACAATGAAGACCAGCCGCAGGAAGTCGACGCCCTGTATGCGGCCAAGCTGCGCATCGTGCGCCTCGACGCCGCGTGCAACGCGGAAAAGCACCATCTGGTGGCGTACGGCACGGACTTGCGCTGGCTGACCCTGGACGACATTGTGGAAAAGCTGCTGCGCGGCGACCTCAAGGCGCTCAGCGACGCGCTGGCCGGCAGCGCCGACGACGGCCTGTTCTCGGCCCATGTACAGGGCTTACTCACGCCGCTGCGCGACGTGGCCGCCTCGGAACTGAATGCGGACGTGATCGAATCGGTGCTCAGCGGCGACGCGGACCACGCGCACGTCGATGTCGTCTCCGCCGACTATGCCAACAATGTGCGCACCTGCGTGCTCGGCGCCTTGCGCCAGGTCTACACGCGGCTGGCCAAGCAATTCTGGTGGAAAAGCGCGCTGGCCGCGCTGGCCGCCGCCATCGCCACCTGGTTCTTCGCCGGGCGCGGTGCGGCCGCCGTCGCCGGCTTGCTCGTCACGGGCGCCGGCTACTGGCTGTTCAACCGCAAGGTCAAGGCTGTGCTGAGCGAAGCGCTGGGCGGCGAGCGGCAAGCCGAACGGGCCATGGGCATCGCCGGCAAGGGACGCCGCAACCAGCTGGCGCAGGTGCTGATCCTCGCGCCCGCCAGCCTGGCCGTGCTGGCCGCCAGCTATGGCTTGCCCGTGCGCGTGCGCCCGGCTGCTCCACCGCCGCAAACGGCCATGACCTCGGCGCCCGTTGCGCCCCATGCGCCAGCCATCGTGCAGCAGGATGCAAGCAGCGCCAAGGCCGTCAAGCTGTACGAAAATGGCGACAAGGCGCAGGCGCTGGCCATGCTGGAAAGCCTGGTCGGCAAGGGCGACGCCGGTGCGTATGGCCTGTATGGCTGGATGCTGCTGATGGGCGAAGGCAAGCCCGGCCCCGTCACCGCGCCAACGGCGCAGCAGCGGCAAGCGCGCCAGGTGGCCGCCAAGCCCCTGATCGGCAAGGGTCTCGTGAAGAACGACAGCTATGCGCTGACGGCGAAAGGCGTGATGCTGGCCGAAGGCTGGCAGGAACCGCGCAACATGGCGCGCGGCCTCGATTTGCTGAAACAGGCCGCGAACAAGGGCAATGCGCAAGCCATGCACTTATTGGGCCTGTACCACGTGCGCGGCTACCAGATTCCCGTCAACCACAAGGAAGCGCGCAAATGGTTCACCCTCGCCGCCGACAAGGGCAGCGCGGGCGACATCTACAACCTGGGACTGATGGACTGGGAAGGCGCGGGCCTGGCGCGCCCCGACCGCGCCAGCGCCATGCAGCGCTGGAAGATCGCCGCCGCCATGGGAGAAGAACGGGCCATCAAGGCGGTGGCGCAAGGCAAACCTTAAGCTGCCGCCGCCAGTGCCTGCAAGGCCATCGGGTTCGGCGTCGGCTCGGCGATTTTCGTCAGCAGGTTGCGGTCAGTGTGGTGGAACGGTTCGTCCTTGCCGCGAATGAGCATGACCGTGTCCTCGTCGTAGCCCCACGTGCCATCGGCGTGGATATCGACCTTGATCCGGTATTCGACGGTGGTGAACGCGTGTTCGAGGAAGGGATTCGAGCAGATGCCGTACGCCGTCGAATCGCGCTTGGCCACCAGTTCGAAACTGGTGGCGTCGGCCGTCGTCGTGCCGGACGCCATGGCGATCTGGCCGCGCGGGATGGCCAGGGTCTGGATCACGGCGCCCGTGGCCGGTTCCCACAGCCAGTAGCCGACCTGCTCATGATACGTCTTGACTTGATCCGGCTTGGTGATGTGGATGTAGTAGCGCAAGCCGTAGAACAGTTGCGGGCCGTTGGTGACGGGGTCGATCGGCTGCAGTTCGATGCGCTCGACGAAGGCCTGCTTGCGCGGGCCGTCCGCTTTCGGCTTGACGTCCAGGCCGCGCGTGCCCGTCCAGATGCCGGCCATGCCCGTCAAGGGGCCCAGGTTGTTCAGGGTGTGCACGTCGGCGGACGGCTCGGTGTAGATATCTTCGGGAAAATCGCTCATGCGGAAGTCTTCAAAATGGGGCAACAGTGCTTGCCGCCATTGTAAGACGCAGGGCACTCTCAGGGAAAGAGCGCGATGTGGCGTTCGATGAACAGCAGGGCGGCGGCAGCCAGCGCGGAGCGCTGCGCTTCGAACACCGTTTCGTCGCGCGCCTGCAGCAGATTGGCGGCCACCTCGGGCAGGTCCAATGCCCCCCCGATGAACACCGCCACCGCGTCGATATTGGCGTACAGGGCGCTGTCAAAACCTTCCCAATCCACATAGGCCAGCCACTCGGCCAGCATCACCATGCCAGCGACGGGCGGTGCCAGGGCCGCGATGCGCTCCGCGCGCAGCACGCTGTCGCTGCCGATGCCTTCCTGCTGCAGCACGGCCAGCGCCACGTGCTGCAGCGCGTCTTCCGGATCGCGCCGGTATTTGTTCAGCAGGCGCTGCGTCAGCGTATAACGTTCGGCGTCGATGCCGCGCAGGGCGGCCGCCACGTCGCCGTCATGCAGCGCCAGGTGGCGCGCCGCGCAAGCGACATCCACGCCGGCTTTCGCGGCGACGATATCGGTGAGCTGCTGCCGGCGCGCGTCATCCATGCTTACACCAGCGGCTCGGTCGAACCGGTCAGGGTAAAGATTTCAAAGCCCGTGTCCGTGACGGCCAGCGAGTGCTCGAACTGCGCCGACAGCGAGCGGTCCTTCGTCACCGTCGTCCATTTGTCCGGCAAGACCTTGACCTGGTAGCTGCCCACGTTGAGCATCGGTTCGATGGTAAAAATCATGCCCGGCTCCAGCACGATGCCCGTGCCGGCGCGGCCATAGTGCAGCACCTGCGGCGTGTCGTGGAAGACCTGGCCCACGCCATGGCCGCAGAAGTCGCGCACGGAGGAAAAGCCCTGCGCCTTGGCCACCGCTTCGATGGCGGCGCCCACGTCGCCCAGGGTCGCGCCCGGACGCACGGTGTGGATGCCGGCCATCATGGCTTCATATGCCGTGTTGACGAGGCGGTTTGCCAGGATGGAGACGGCGCCCACCTTGAAGGTGCGGCTCGTGTCGCCGAACCAGCCGTTGAACTTCGGCGTCACGTCGATGTTGAGGATGTCGCCCACTTTGAGGATCTTGGTGTCCGACGGGATGCCGTGCGTGACCACGTGATTGACGGAGATGCAGCTGGCGTGCTTGTAGCCGTGGTAGTCGATGGTACCCGGGATGGCGCCGGCAGCGCGCATGAACTCTTCGCACAGGGCGTCGAGCTTGGCCGTCGATACGCCCGGTTTCACGAAAGGCGCGATGTAGTCGAGCGTGTCGGCGGCGATGCGGCCGGCCGCGCGCATGCCGATGAAACCTTCTTCATCGTGCAGGGGGATTTTCTTGCCGTGTTCAAGCTGGGTGGAATAGCGCATGGGGATTCTTTTCTTTGTTAGTGTGAGGTGGGGTGGGCGGCCCAGCCGCGCACGGCGTCGTGCGAGGCGCGCAGCATGGCGTCGACGCTGGCCGGTATCGGTCGCTCCTGGGTCAGGTAAGGCTTGACGACGGCCACGGGCGCGTCGATCAGCACGAATTTGAGCAGCATGTGATCGAGGTCCAGCTCCGTCGTGGCGGGCATGGACTCGGCGCAGCGGGCAAAGCAGGCGTCGAGCGCGGCCTGCTCTTCTTCCACGGCGGCCAGCAATTCCTCGCTGAGGCCGTTGCTGAAATCGGGGCTGTCCGCGCATTGCAGCAGGAAGCGCGCATACACGGGCTTGCGCCGGCACCAGTCCAGCAAGCCGTGCACGCCGGCCCAGGTGTCGCCGCCGAGCCAGCGGCTGGCCACTTCCTCACGGAAGTCGCTTTTCACGCGCAGCCAGGCGCGCGCCAGGATGGCGTTGCGCGAATCGAAGCGGTGATACACGGAGCCGATGGGCGCGCCGGCCTTGACGGCGATGGCGGCCATCGAGACGGCGCCCACGCCGCACTGGGCGGCGACGGCGATCGCGCTGTCGATGAAGTTGTTTTCGTTGAATTTGGCTAGTCTGACCATTCAAATAGAATACAGATTCTATTTGAATCCGTCAAGCGGCCCCAGATGCGCCGACAAGAGTTGCCCCGCTGCCTTACAATGGTATGCACGAACCGCTACAAGGAGAATCCGCTTGCTTACGCCCCCCTTCATCGCCTCCTCCCGCTTCGACGATCCACGCCTGGCGTTGGAACAAGTGCAAGCCATTTACCGCAGCAGCATCGAACATTTGCGCGATGCACTGCAGCGCTTTGTCGCCGGCGAAGACATGCACGAAAGAGTGCGCGCCTGCTACCCCTTCGTGCGCATCCAGACCGATACCGTGGCGCGCGCCGACTCGCCACTGGCTTACGGCTTTGTCGCCGGCCCGGGCGTGTTTGAAACCACCCTGACGCGCCCCGACCTGTTTGGCGATTACTACCTCGACCAGTTCACCCTGCTGCTGAAAAACCATAACGGCGGCCAGACGGTGTACCTGGAAGTGGGCGTCAGCGCCCAGCCCATCCCCGTGCATTTCTCGTTCGCCGAGCATGACCATATCGAGGGCAATATGGATGCGGGACGCCGCATGGCCATGCGCGACCTGTTCGACCTGCCCGACCTGTCGGCCATGGACGACGGCATCGCCAACGGCACGCACGAACCGGCGCACGGCGAAGCGCAGCCGCTGTCGCTGTTCACGGGACCGCGCGTCGACTACTCGCTGCAGCGCCTGCGCCACTACAGCGGCACCTCGCCACAGCACTTCCAGAACTTCGTCCTGTTTACCAATTACCAGTTCTACATCGACGAATTCATCCGCCTGGGCCACGCCATGATGGAGCGCGCGCCCGATGCGGCCGCGCCCTCGGACGACGATGGCTACATCGCCTTTGTCGAACCGGGCAACGTGGTCACGCGCAGGGTCGGCCAGACGGTAGCAAGCGAGGATGCGCTGGGCGCCGCGCCGCCGCGCCTGCCGCAGATGCCCGCCTACCATTTGCTGCGCGCGGACGGCAGCGGCATCACCATGGTCAATATCGGCGTGGGACCGGCCAATGCGAAGACCATCACCGACCATATCGCCGTGCTGCGCCC is part of the Janthinobacterium sp. 67 genome and harbors:
- a CDS encoding TetR/AcrR family transcriptional regulator encodes the protein MVRLAKFNENNFIDSAIAVAAQCGVGAVSMAAIAVKAGAPIGSVYHRFDSRNAILARAWLRVKSDFREEVASRWLGGDTWAGVHGLLDWCRRKPVYARFLLQCADSPDFSNGLSEELLAAVEEEQAALDACFARCAESMPATTELDLDHMLLKFVLIDAPVAVVKPYLTQERPIPASVDAMLRASHDAVRGWAAHPTSH
- a CDS encoding tetratricopeptide repeat protein yields the protein MNPSTETATDIQGSEDMPQASAMAVTAPAPIKLDKEEIPTVLGKLRTLVQDKTRFEPHDITPLDEEDVLQEFSLQANYALEARFEQRVINGYFTPAGNDCRCGSHEVGALAHAQEKERLRRAAGKLDNVLRQPGQAYNGVEAGVYLPHAVKYWHLDTCSNCTGSGRISCHTCYGATTETCWNCHGGRTVSCDGYGCYGSGKVSCSYCSGSGTVSEQVTDYITVQVPTTTYSNGSSHTSYHSETRPQYRTEYRSCYHCSYGKVSCNTCHGSGNINCGTCRASGSVTCRTCSGVGDLRCNPCDGSGKVGKAAWVDVHVAPSYSVSLPKQAPDDARRIRDKESVHSLAAIASSLALAKVSIYNEDQPQEVDALYAAKLRIVRLDAACNAEKHHLVAYGTDLRWLTLDDIVEKLLRGDLKALSDALAGSADDGLFSAHVQGLLTPLRDVAASELNADVIESVLSGDADHAHVDVVSADYANNVRTCVLGALRQVYTRLAKQFWWKSALAALAAAIATWFFAGRGAAAVAGLLVTGAGYWLFNRKVKAVLSEALGGERQAERAMGIAGKGRRNQLAQVLILAPASLAVLAASYGLPVRVRPAAPPPQTAMTSAPVAPHAPAIVQQDASSAKAVKLYENGDKAQALAMLESLVGKGDAGAYGLYGWMLLMGEGKPGPVTAPTAQQRQARQVAAKPLIGKGLVKNDSYALTAKGVMLAEGWQEPRNMARGLDLLKQAANKGNAQAMHLLGLYHVRGYQIPVNHKEARKWFTLAADKGSAGDIYNLGLMDWEGAGLARPDRASAMQRWKIAAAMGEERAIKAVAQGKP
- a CDS encoding FABP family protein, yielding MSDFPEDIYTEPSADVHTLNNLGPLTGMAGIWTGTRGLDVKPKADGPRKQAFVERIELQPIDPVTNGPQLFYGLRYYIHITKPDQVKTYHEQVGYWLWEPATGAVIQTLAIPRGQIAMASGTTTADATSFELVAKRDSTAYGICSNPFLEHAFTTVEYRIKVDIHADGTWGYDEDTVMLIRGKDEPFHHTDRNLLTKIAEPTPNPMALQALAAAA
- a CDS encoding AMP nucleosidase, yielding MLTPPFIASSRFDDPRLALEQVQAIYRSSIEHLRDALQRFVAGEDMHERVRACYPFVRIQTDTVARADSPLAYGFVAGPGVFETTLTRPDLFGDYYLDQFTLLLKNHNGGQTVYLEVGVSAQPIPVHFSFAEHDHIEGNMDAGRRMAMRDLFDLPDLSAMDDGIANGTHEPAHGEAQPLSLFTGPRVDYSLQRLRHYSGTSPQHFQNFVLFTNYQFYIDEFIRLGHAMMERAPDAAAPSDDDGYIAFVEPGNVVTRRVGQTVASEDALGAAPPRLPQMPAYHLLRADGSGITMVNIGVGPANAKTITDHIAVLRPHAWLMLGHCAGLRTTQSLGDYVLAHAYVREDHVLDEDLPLWVPIPPLAEIQQALQTAVAEITQLTGHDLKHIMRTGTVASTDNRNWELLPQRTPERRFSQSRAIALDMESATIAANGFRFRVPYGTLLCVSDKPLHGEIKLPGMANHFYRERVDQHLRIGIRAVELLRRQGVDRLHSRKLRSFAEVAFQ
- a CDS encoding AraC family transcriptional regulator, encoding MASNQHFPAVSDVLPYPVYFRLDDYHAHQQFDYQSHPWGQLTYCSTGVMEIMVAGQRYLSPPQYAVWIPPETLHDGYIRQDVVFHSAYIDASLCAQLPAQPCALVLSPLLKAILGDFAARNVTTPATEADQRLAQVLVDQLRLAPCSRNYLPGSDEPVIAALLTALQAEPGSNRSLAEWAAQLHVTERTLARRCQRELGMPFGEWRQRQRFLAALPLLEKGDTVQAIALELGYSTASAFIAMFRRQGGGTPDQFRRGLR
- the map gene encoding type I methionyl aminopeptidase; translation: MRYSTQLEHGKKIPLHDEEGFIGMRAAGRIAADTLDYIAPFVKPGVSTAKLDALCEEFMRAAGAIPGTIDYHGYKHASCISVNHVVTHGIPSDTKILKVGDILNIDVTPKFNGWFGDTSRTFKVGAVSILANRLVNTAYEAMMAGIHTVRPGATLGDVGAAIEAVAKAQGFSSVRDFCGHGVGQVFHDTPQVLHYGRAGTGIVLEPGMIFTIEPMLNVGSYQVKVLPDKWTTVTKDRSLSAQFEHSLAVTDTGFEIFTLTGSTEPLV